agtGCTATAAGGAAACTCCAATAGTGATGAGCCACGTGTTTTAATTTACTTCCATATTCTTGACCTAAGGAACTATGATTATGGGGttgaaatttcttgaatttggtCACGttcttaaattcaaatttaatttattattttcagatattattgagaaaaagaagagagaatctgaaaaggaaaggAGAGTGGAGGAGCCGAGATATGATAGAGAATTTGAGATAAGAAAATCATAAGACACCTGTACTATTGTGACTGATTCAAGGTCAAAGTGGCAGCTTGTGAAAGAACTAGAAAATGACTTTTCCAAATAAGTAAGAAAGAAGGTTCCCCTAGTTGCCTTTATATGTTACATGAAATTGCCGACTATCatgtcagagagagagagatttcattaaaatttggaACCCCATCACTTCTTTAGgctcttatattatatattctagattttttttattttttttttttatgcacaaATCTTAAGATTTGTGAGACTTTTTCTTAATAcacaaatatattttcaatCACTTTCTCCTCTCATAATTAATAATGTCATAAATTCAAAACCCACTAAAATATGTGTAAATTGTCAATAGAGTAAATTATCTATTTGGACATATCTAAATGATTGGTTGAGAGAGAtctaaaaattggattttgcttGCACACTTAATGGTCAATATTAGATCATCTCCTCATTCACACAGAAGCTTGCAAATAGGGTAATAACTATTTCTAGCTAGTGTTTAAAGAAGtgaaattttgtgaaaaatgtaaTGGTTTCCTTTTGACATTAATCAAATGGTCTTAATTAAGACCATCATGCATGGCATGGGAGTGGTTTTTGTATTGATATTTCACTATCCACGTCCATATATAATTCGAATCAGTAACCCAATATATATACCTAACCCAATCTGTTTAAATAAGATGTTCCAAATTAATTGTCCACTCTCAAAAATTTGATACCTACTTAGATTAAGTAATAAGGTaagtggcaaaaaaaaaaaaaaaaaaaaaaggagagagagcgagagagagtaGCATAGattccaaaagaaagaaaacaagataCTCCAAACACTTGAATAAAGGCACTTATAAATGGCAGTTCAATTCCGAGGAATAACTACCATAGATAGATGAGAACAAAAATCACTCAAATGTCGTTATTCATGGACTGTCTGTCAATAGTGATAGAGAGTTCATAGGTGTATTTCCATCAGATCCTAGGGGTCACATACCAAGTTGCAGCAACTTTATGTACGGATCAGTCTAAATCATTCGCATGATGTTTGAAATTTATGCAGTTTAATTATcacaaaaatagaataaagtAGCTGCCCATCCACCATCACCACCGGCAGGCAAAGAGGTACGATGTAAGCGTAGAACTGAAAGATTACTCTTTCAGTCTACAACTCAGGAAAAATCAATCACTcataattacataaattaataaattgtgaaattgaGTATGTAACTACAATTAGTTGtatctttaaaattattttttagtctATTAATTTcaactctatttttcttttttccctttaagtTTCGGTATACATGTGTCACACATCTTTTACAAGGAAATCTCGTCTTAGTAAACGAGATTAATACTCATTTatcgaaaaaagaaaaaaatataatttgtctaaaagtttttccttcttcaataataaattaaggATAGATTTTTCTCActaaataaaacaataacaaattttgagataaaagaCATGAAATGATTTCCTTCTTGCCTAAATCAAATGGTCTTAAGACATGAGCTATTTTTTCTAACTATTACTCAAACAATGAAAAACGATATTAACTACTTTGTCCATTGTCAGAAAATATGTGTTCTTTCTCCCTTGTAATATTCTTAGCAAGTGGCAACGACAATTACAAATTGCATGTCAAAGGTTCATAAGCATGTAAACCAAAATATGAGGCAGAAAAGCTGTAAAGTGTAAACTAAAGCAAAATCTAAATTACATCCTTCAAATTGGGATGAATGgtccttaaaaaataattttcttcatctttatcAACTTTCATTCATTGTCATCTATAAAATTACGGTTTAAGTCCAATAAATCACATATGTGAATAGTATTAATTTTAACGACACATATGTGAATGGTATCAATTTTAACGATAATAAACAAAAAGATGAACTTGATGATAAAcagaaatgttaaaattttaaaattaaaccaaaaaagaaaaaaattagattaaaaaattaGTAGACTTTAATTAGGATGctcacaaaaaaacaaaaaaaacaaaaacaaaaacctgtTTCTGATAATAAAAGCAATTTTACAACAACAATTAATTACCTGTCAAGTATCTCCAAGGTCAACAATTCTTCAGATGGCCCCTCCTCTGACTTTGTCCGAACCTCTCCACCAAAAAACGGCGCCAGCAACACAAAACCTCGTACCCGTATTCCCACCGGATCCAGTTCACCCGACCCGAACCTGACCGCCAAATGATGGGCAATATTCCCACCTGACGAGTCTCCCACTATGAAAACCCGGTCAAAGTCAAACGTACCACTCCACCATTCATCACCACCATCGCTCAAATTCTGGCTCCGCCACTGTAACCACTTCACTGCACTCACTGCATCGTCCATAGCAGCCGGAAGCCTATGCTCGGGCGCCAAGCGATAGTCAATCGCCACGACGAGCGCGTCAAGGCCGGAAGCAAGGCGGACGCAGCAGTTGTGAGAGCTGGGCCACGTGCGTGAGCCAACACAGAAGCCACCACCATGGATGAACACAATGATGGGGAGCTTATTAGTGTTAATACTACCATTGATTTTTGTTGAGGTGGGCTTGTACATACGCAAATGGAGGTTTAGTTTTTCGTCAAAGAGACAGTCTTTGAAGAGGACAGAGTTGTCGTGGACAACAGGGTCTTTGAAGTTAATGTTTTCAGAACGGAAAACGGTGCCGTCGCTGAAAAGTTGGAGAACTCCCATGCAATCCTCTACTATTTGAGGGAGTGAACCCATAGTTTCTGTGTcaaggtttgtttgtttgtttgtttgtttggttttcgTAGGTTGAGTGTGTTGTGTTTGTGTATGGAATATAGAGAGAATGTGAGGGTATAAGTAGGGAAGGAAGGAGTGGGAGAAAGTAGGGATAGTGTGAAAATGTTGGGGGTGATTGTGTAAAAGTGGGAGGACATTATTGAATTTGAATGTGGTGTCATTTTTATTTCGGCTAAATGAATGTGGTGTCATATGTGAGCTGGCAAGTGGTTTATCTTATTATATTGAATAAGGACCATAGATGGGAGTGGTGGCTATTGTATTGTTAGTTTCGAGGGTTGAAATTGGCTTTGGTTCTCAACTCTAAAATATGATCactttgttcattttttaaCCTATGCATTAGTTCATATACCgacataaaaatataacatatgGTAAAATTAGGGAGGGAGCCCCGACATACAAATATAAGATATGGTGAAATTAGGGAGGGAGCCAGGAATTTACCTTAGGGCCCAAAGTataactgattttttttaattataaaattggtattaataaaatatcagcaagaaaaatgataaaattgctACTAATTATTCCAAAGCCTTATAACTAATGTGACAATATTTTGAAAGTGATTAGTACCACATCAAtatcataattaataaataaaatccataaACTATTATTAACACTACAAAAAACGTGAgttatagccacgtttttaaaacACAGCTGTAGCTcttaaaaacgtggctataggccCATTTGGTCTATAGCCATGATTTCTATAACTGCGTTTTCAGACATggcctataataaataaatgtcttaATTACTTATTTGTTATATCTCAATGATTgatacatcaatttgtaaggcTTGTCTAGTAAAACTTATAGTAGTTATGCCATCattctaaataaatttatttgatcaatcaataaaagaaaagatacatagggtctgtttggatacagctgaaaactgaaaacactgtagcataataattttaaaatgcgtgaatagtaccgtgggatccatttttaatgaaaaagtttttgaaaagtgATGTTTGTGgatcctgtgaacagtgcacgggtgcactgttcacgggaaaAGTCAACATTCAcaactaaaaattttttttaaaaaaagagagagaaaatgcgAAGTGGAAATGCAGGAAATGCGGAATCCAAACCGCACCATAGTGTTTGTTTGGATCACATCCACGTTTTGGACGTTTTGCATttcaggctttttttttttttaacccaacgCTTAATGCACTGTTTATAGGACATGAACAGTGTATTTAGGCCAATGAACAGTGCTGAACAGTAGTAAACAGtaatcataaattatttttttattattgttttcaattttcagttttcagtaaaataagcggtatccaaacgcacacataatcgttatttttgaattatttgcaattttcttttgaaataaatCTAATATTGTAGCTAGATTTTCCATGATTTACCAATCAAATATAAGTCATATTTCTCATCTAATTATATATCAAATATTATTGaactaaaaaactaattaaCATTGCCAAGGGAATAACAAGAACCGCACTTCTAACTTTAAGTCCCAACcaacaaataaccaaaatcaAACAACTTAATAACTCAAGTTATTTgcataaaaaatgctaaataatcaATAAACGAGTTTTGAAGTTTTCAAAAGGTCAAAATCGGTACACAAACCACACGGATACAGTTGATAATAGGGGTGTTCGCGATGCAGTGCGGTGcggttttgggccatttttagcaCTGCATCTTGCAGTGCAGTTTAGCTAAAATTATAACTGTATCACACTTTgtttttgcggtcacatgtgcGGTTTAGAGTTTAGTCAAAACCATAACCGCACCTCATCTCATTTTTGCGGTCTTATGTGCGATACTATGTATAAGATGCGGTTTGAAGTCggatatttttcaaattttgggctttttttacTCAacctaaaactattttttccctttttttgggtcaagttttaaattattgagctagtttttctttattttgggttggcttttctagtcaacacttgctagggtcattaaacctttttttttttttttttgaaaactagggttattaaactattaataatatatttaatattaaaaataaataaatatattaatatatagagagggtgtGGTGCAGTGCAGTTTgtgcggttttcttattataaaactgcAAACTGCACTGCACCATGCGGTGTGGTGCGATGCAGTGCACTATTACTTACGGTGCGGTGCGGCTATACCATTTTGTGGGTGGTTTTGGTGCGGTTTGTGCGGTTTAtgcggtttggtgaacaccTCTAGTTGATAACATAGTGCACAGTCACAATGAATGAGATGCCTATTGTGTTTATTGGCTTTTGTgaccaattttaatttttagggaggttgagtataaatttttttattttttattttaaattttcttatatatatatatatatataatattttaaaaagtaaaaatttcaaAGGGGGAGGCCATTGCCCCCAAGTCAAACCATAGTTCCATCCCTAGCAAAAATACGAAGCCACTTTGAGATTTGGCTTAATACTAAGTTCTAacaagatttttcaaaaatatctaaTATGTTTCCTAAGTACAAAAAACACTTAACACCATTTGAAAGTTTCTTGCTCCTCCAAGTCTTCTACTTTCTTCTAATAGCTTGTCTTGATTacataaatttcacaataattacATTATGACAATTATATATGTGAGTGAGTGTCTGTATAGCcaataatgaagaaataatagcCAGAGATTAGGAAGAAGGAAGAGCAAGGAAATTTTCAAATGGTTTTAAGCGATGTTTATGCTTAAGAAGTAAGCTGGATACGTTGGAAAAGTTTTGGTAGTTCTTGATATAAGCCTAAACTTCAGGgatagtttttgtattttaccctagctataaaataagtaaaatattcTTGctcatttgataaaaataagATCTTATCCTTTTGATTGAAAATAGAGTGTATATATTATagtcaatattttattttttaagatttaatgatgtacattttatataaataaaaatataaaaaaagtataaagattgacatgtcatttaaaatttaaaataatgtaatattaaatataatttaaaattttaaatatttaatctaaattatgaaattgatatatattaaaTGGAGTGTATCATTTTCTATTTGTCAACATCTTTTcctttatacttttattttattttatttatataaaaaaaaccttttaggTTTGAAGGGTCAGGCTAGTTTTGTGACCATCAAATGAATTTGACGGTTATGTGTATGAATGAGACGCAACCTATTACTTCTTGTCACGTACTTAAAGTGGAGTCTATATATGAAAATCATTTATCACACTTTTGGCTGTACCATTGccatctttttgttttttagcttCTCTCTAATTACCTTTTGGGGggacaaaataaaggaaatatttaaatatacaatTATTAATTTAGTCGGAGCTAGCAAACAAGTCCTCTCCTTTCACCCATACAGGACTAAAATTAATTGATGAAGTTGTTAATGCAAAGGAAAAAATGGATTTTCAAGCAAACAAACCCTGAGGAAGTTTAACAATATGCTAGTTTATATTGAGGGGCGGCTTTATGTCGAGCTAAACACTGagttgcaaatatatatatatatatatatatatatatattaaacactCTGACTTGTGAATCTCGAGAAtttgggttcaacaaaaataatcttgGCCTCCAAACATAATTATCAACctcataacaaaaataaaaaatataaacccaaacaacaacaaataaataaaatattaaaaaaatcattcagaaataagaaataaaaattcaaccaatttcataaaaaataatccataatttcattttccctaaaaaaaatgatatcaaaagaGATACTATGGCTATGAGTTCTCCTCGGCAGCACCAGCAACTCTGCTCTCCTTGGCTTTGCAGTCACAGCAGCCCCACTTTTCTTGGTAGCTTGACTTGCAGTTGCATTTGGTATCATccgttgctctctctctctctctctccattttttttcttccctagcTATTATCATTTTAGACTCTCTCTCTTACTTTATTATTCTCATTTCAACACTCTCAGTTCTCATTTTATCTctcaacaatttatttttgcttttcattttgttagtaagggtctgtttggataccacttattactaaaaactaaaaactaaaaacactgtagtaaaataatttttaaatgtgtgaatagtatcgtgggacccaattttaaagttatatTTGCTGAATTTCGTACTTGCGGGTCCCATGGACAGTGCATAGGACCCACAAAAAAAGGCAACCACActaactttcagttttcagcaacatccaaactcacactaagTACCCGTTTGGATACAGTTGCTTCTGCCAGCGTCTACGTTTTggcgttttctttttttctttttttttgagaacgtGCACTGTGGGTCCCATGCAGGAagaggaaaacatttttttgcttttctagtaggtctcgtgcactgttcacgggacccacaagtactttattaaaaaaaaaactttaaaattgggtctcacattactattcacacatttaaaaattattttgctacgatattttcagttttcagtcaaataagcggtatccaaacactccctaaaagaaaattgtagaacttcatttatttgtattttttatttatttatttttatattttgtgatATCAATATATTCAAGATATCTTTTGATAGCTATCCtagaaaaaaagtttctaaagcGGCCATTGATTATTGTATTCAAACCATAAGCAAAATGACAAATTGTTGGGTTAATGTCCACATCCATTTGAGTTATATTTGTATTAGTATCTAAATTGGACTTGGTTATATATAGAATTGACCCCCACTGCTCTACCTAATTTTTACTGAGTCCCTCAGGTAGGTAAaagagacaaaaacaaaaacaggaAACGGTGATTTCAGCTTACCTTGCATATATcaataattgaagaaaaatatagataaaaatGGGGAGCCATATGCCCATATTGTGTGTATGCATGGTACCAGTGACAATGAAAGTGGTAATTGGTGCAGTGTTGATGGCGATGGTATAGTTGGGGCAATGTGCTTTTGAGCTCAGTGCTGATGTTAGCTAGCTAGTGCTTCCCATTAATTCATGAATACGTTACAATCAAGCCAAACCAATTGAATTGGAGGTATATAGTGTTGTTTTGGGACAAGCTTTACACAATTGTATAGGGTCTAGAATTATAATTATGCTAAACCCACACTCATCATCGTTATCAGATTAACGAAAGCACCAAGGCTAAAATTTCAAGTGCATGAACCCTATCATATTGCATAGCCCTACGTAACATGCCAAAGCTTTGTCCGGATACGAAGCCAAGCAAAATTGTCCAATCCTAGGTGATTATGGTGCCGTAGTGGGTTCTTGGTACTAGGTACTTGGTACTGATCATTGTTCGATTGGGTCCTCAAAATAGACCCAAGCTCCACCCCAAGG
The sequence above is drawn from the Quercus robur chromosome 7, dhQueRobu3.1, whole genome shotgun sequence genome and encodes:
- the LOC126692780 gene encoding probable carboxylesterase 15, with the protein product MGSLPQIVEDCMGVLQLFSDGTVFRSENINFKDPVVHDNSVLFKDCLFDEKLNLHLRMYKPTSTKINGSINTNKLPIIVFIHGGGFCVGSRTWPSSHNCCVRLASGLDALVVAIDYRLAPEHRLPAAMDDAVSAVKWLQWRSQNLSDGGDEWWSGTFDFDRVFIVGDSSGGNIAHHLAVRFGSGELDPVGIRVRGFVLLAPFFGGEVRTKSEEGPSEELLTLEILDRFWRLSLPAGENRDHPFANPFGPASPRLESLALDPILVVVGGSELLKDRAEDYAKRLKELGKKIEYVEFEGKQHGFFTHDPFSEVANEAIQIIRRFMLENSN